A region of Mesorhizobium sp. AR02 DNA encodes the following proteins:
- a CDS encoding D-alanyl-D-alanine carboxypeptidase family protein, whose translation MRHRHFLKLFSAGAIMLSVLAGPALANPVVVFDLKNGQILQHQDAFKRWYPASLSKLMTAYVTFRAIAAGEVQLDSPIKVTKHSAGEPPSKMGFKPGSVMRLDNALKMMLVKSANDIAMAVGENVGGSQAAFAERMNAEAARLGMNGTHFVNPNGLYSPDQYTTARDLSVLVMAIRREFPQYAPWFSIEGLAVGKKAIPNYNLLIGRYPGADGMKTGFVCPSGFNMIGSATRNGRTLVAVVLGEKSAVSRAEAAAKLLDQGFDTPAAGSATVTTLAPYGDTVSPNDMHDEVCKKKTPEEQSEAPPATAAKDVPKSPYQEKLDHVPTLVAVGLGGATGPAPKAMLDQGGQEYADVPIPSWRPDKPVPAGTGPKVVGTAAQGDQPAKVAN comes from the coding sequence ATGCGGCACAGGCATTTCCTCAAACTATTCTCGGCTGGCGCAATCATGCTGTCGGTCCTGGCCGGGCCGGCGCTGGCCAATCCGGTGGTTGTCTTCGACCTGAAGAACGGCCAGATCCTGCAGCATCAGGATGCCTTCAAGCGCTGGTATCCGGCGTCGCTCAGCAAGCTGATGACCGCCTATGTGACCTTCCGGGCGATCGCGGCCGGCGAAGTCCAGCTCGATTCGCCGATCAAGGTGACCAAACACTCCGCCGGCGAGCCGCCGAGCAAGATGGGTTTCAAGCCCGGCTCGGTGATGCGGCTCGACAATGCGCTGAAGATGATGCTGGTCAAATCGGCCAATGACATCGCCATGGCGGTCGGCGAGAATGTCGGCGGCTCGCAAGCCGCCTTCGCCGAAAGGATGAACGCCGAGGCGGCCCGGCTCGGCATGAACGGCACCCATTTCGTCAACCCGAACGGCCTCTACTCGCCCGACCAGTACACGACGGCGCGCGACCTTTCGGTCCTGGTGATGGCGATCCGCCGCGAGTTCCCGCAATATGCGCCGTGGTTCTCGATCGAAGGTCTTGCGGTCGGCAAGAAGGCCATCCCGAATTACAATCTCCTGATCGGCCGCTATCCCGGCGCCGATGGCATGAAGACGGGCTTCGTCTGCCCTTCCGGCTTCAACATGATCGGCTCGGCGACGCGCAATGGCCGCACGCTGGTGGCGGTCGTGCTTGGCGAGAAGTCGGCGGTCAGCCGTGCCGAGGCCGCGGCAAAACTGCTCGACCAGGGGTTTGATACGCCCGCCGCCGGCTCGGCCACCGTCACGACGCTGGCTCCGTACGGCGACACGGTCTCGCCCAACGACATGCATGACGAGGTCTGCAAGAAGAAGACGCCGGAGGAGCAGTCCGAGGCGCCGCCGGCCACTGCGGCCAAGGACGTGCCGAAATCGCCCTATCAGGAGAAGCTCGACCATGTGCCGACGCTGGTTGCCGTCGGCCTCGGCGGCGCTACCGGTCCGGCGCCGAAGGCGATGCTCGACCAGGGCGGCCAGGAATATGCCGACGTACCGATCCCGAGCTGGCGACCCGACAAGCCGGTACCGGCCGGCACGGGTCCGAAAGTGGTAGGTACGGCCGCGCAAGGCGACCAGCCGGCCAAGGTCGCGAACTAG
- a CDS encoding CobW family GTP-binding protein, whose product MSGFPIPVSVLTGFLGAGKTTLLNRLLKDPALADTAVIINEFGEVAIDHLLVEQASDGIIQLSDGCLCCTVRGELVDTLADLVDRLQTGRIARLARVIVETTGLADPAPVLQSIMAHPALVQAFRLDGVITLVDAVNGNATLDAHVEAVKQVAVADRIVLSKADLVTDPGDLDTLRTRLRQINPGAELLDAGDSETGVAALFDCGLYNPATKSADVRRWLGEEAAHDHDHHHDGHDHGHSHDHDHSHDHGHRHDQRVRSYSLVHDGPVPFSAIEMFLDLLRSTHGEKLLRMKGVIELREDPSRPLVIHGVQKILHPPARLPAWPDGQRGTRLVLITLDMPEDYVRRLFAAFTNRPSIDTPDRAALENNPLAIAGR is encoded by the coding sequence ATGAGCGGCTTTCCTATCCCCGTCTCGGTGCTGACCGGCTTCCTCGGCGCCGGCAAGACGACATTGCTCAACCGGCTCCTGAAGGACCCGGCGCTGGCCGACACGGCGGTGATTATCAACGAGTTCGGCGAGGTGGCGATCGACCATCTGCTGGTCGAGCAGGCTTCCGACGGCATCATCCAGCTTTCGGATGGCTGCCTGTGCTGCACCGTGCGCGGTGAACTGGTCGACACGCTGGCCGACCTGGTCGACCGGCTGCAGACCGGCCGTATCGCCCGGCTTGCCCGCGTCATCGTCGAGACCACGGGGCTTGCCGACCCGGCGCCAGTGCTGCAGTCGATCATGGCGCATCCAGCACTTGTCCAGGCTTTTCGGCTCGACGGTGTCATCACGCTGGTCGACGCGGTCAATGGCAATGCCACGCTCGATGCCCATGTCGAAGCGGTCAAGCAGGTCGCCGTCGCCGACCGCATCGTGCTGAGCAAGGCCGATCTGGTGACCGATCCCGGCGATCTCGACACGCTGCGGACGCGCCTGCGGCAGATCAATCCCGGCGCCGAACTGCTCGATGCCGGTGACTCAGAGACGGGCGTAGCGGCGCTGTTTGATTGCGGCCTCTACAATCCCGCCACCAAATCCGCCGATGTGCGGCGCTGGCTCGGCGAGGAGGCGGCGCATGATCACGACCATCATCATGACGGTCATGACCACGGGCATAGCCATGACCACGATCACAGTCATGATCATGGCCATCGCCACGATCAGCGCGTGCGCTCCTATTCGCTGGTCCATGACGGCCCGGTGCCGTTTTCAGCGATAGAAATGTTCCTCGACCTGCTGCGTTCGACGCATGGCGAGAAGCTGCTGCGCATGAAGGGCGTGATCGAACTCAGGGAAGATCCGTCACGGCCGCTGGTCATCCACGGTGTGCAGAAGATCCTGCATCCGCCGGCAAGGCTGCCGGCCTGGCCGGACGGCCAGCGCGGCACGCGGCTGGTGCTGATCACGCTCGACATGCCGGAAGACTATGTGCGCCGGCTGTTCGCCGCCTTCACCAACCGGCCGTCGATCGACACGCCCGACCGCGCGGCGCTGGAAAACAACCCGCTGGCGATTGCCGGGCGGTAG
- a CDS encoding sulfurtransferase TusA family protein has product MAADATIYDLKGLNCPLPVLKAKKRLAGMEPGSRLWLETTDPLAVIDIPAFCSDAGHQLIETAAISGGHRFLVERGEQRS; this is encoded by the coding sequence TTGGCCGCGGATGCCACTATCTATGACCTCAAGGGCCTGAACTGCCCGCTTCCCGTGCTCAAGGCGAAAAAGCGCCTGGCCGGAATGGAGCCGGGCAGCCGGCTGTGGCTCGAAACCACCGACCCGCTCGCCGTCATCGATATTCCCGCCTTTTGCTCGGACGCCGGCCATCAGCTGATTGAAACAGCGGCGATCTCAGGCGGCCATCGCTTTCTGGTCGAGCGCGGCGAGCAGCGATCGTAG
- a CDS encoding L,D-transpeptidase family protein gives MFAKLARTGVLVTSIAIVGCNDSSMKDFAPEANKPLPDKILADMKAKGMVRTSSVMARIFKEEGKLEIWKAKTNGRYDMVASYDICKWSGKLGPKYTEGDRQAPEGFYTVRPAQMNPRSNYHLSFNIGFPNAYDRANGRTGQNLMVHGACSSSGCYSMTDAQIEQIYAFGRDAFQGGQTEFQVEAFPFRMTAANMARYRNDPNYEFWKMLKVGYDNFEVTKVPPKVDVCEKRYVFNQVAADGQTFDPTGPCPATTQPDSLKSAYNTYQSTYDAAFNGALKASVPPPKPTIAGIKEASIVSDWSKRRARGERVPIDPPSLNNDGTVTETARMGRIDSPAGRKMAALDAEKAAKQKAEEQRLAAIEAAKQAKEAAKAQALAEKEAAKAAKEAPVATATIAAPTEAAPAAETQAADAGEGTVAKLKNKLLGMFGG, from the coding sequence ATGTTTGCCAAGCTTGCCCGCACCGGAGTCCTCGTCACCTCGATAGCCATTGTCGGCTGCAATGATTCGTCGATGAAGGACTTTGCCCCGGAGGCCAACAAGCCGCTGCCGGACAAGATCCTTGCCGACATGAAGGCCAAGGGCATGGTGCGCACCTCCTCGGTGATGGCGCGCATCTTCAAGGAAGAGGGCAAGCTCGAGATCTGGAAGGCCAAGACCAATGGCCGCTACGACATGGTGGCGAGCTACGACATCTGCAAATGGTCGGGCAAGCTAGGCCCCAAATACACCGAAGGCGACCGCCAGGCGCCCGAAGGCTTCTACACTGTGCGTCCGGCGCAGATGAATCCGCGCTCGAACTACCATCTGTCCTTCAACATCGGCTTCCCCAACGCCTATGACCGCGCCAATGGCCGCACCGGCCAGAATCTGATGGTGCACGGCGCCTGTTCGTCGTCGGGCTGCTATTCGATGACCGACGCGCAGATCGAACAGATCTATGCCTTCGGCCGCGATGCCTTCCAGGGCGGGCAGACCGAGTTCCAGGTCGAGGCCTTTCCGTTCCGCATGACCGCCGCCAACATGGCGCGTTATCGCAACGATCCGAATTATGAATTCTGGAAGATGCTGAAGGTCGGCTACGACAATTTCGAGGTCACCAAGGTGCCGCCGAAGGTCGATGTCTGCGAAAAGCGCTATGTCTTCAACCAGGTCGCCGCCGACGGCCAGACATTCGATCCGACCGGACCGTGCCCGGCGACCACGCAACCGGATTCGCTGAAGAGCGCCTACAACACTTACCAGAGCACCTACGACGCGGCGTTTAACGGCGCGCTCAAGGCCAGCGTGCCGCCGCCCAAGCCGACCATCGCCGGCATCAAGGAAGCCAGCATCGTCTCCGACTGGTCGAAGCGCCGGGCGCGCGGCGAGCGCGTGCCGATCGATCCGCCGTCGCTCAACAACGACGGCACAGTGACCGAGACGGCGCGCATGGGCCGCATCGATTCGCCGGCCGGCCGCAAGATGGCTGCACTCGACGCCGAGAAGGCCGCCAAGCAGAAGGCCGAGGAGCAGAGGCTGGCCGCCATAGAGGCCGCAAAGCAGGCCAAGGAAGCCGCCAAGGCGCAGGCGCTCGCCGAAAAGGAAGCGGCCAAGGCTGCCAAGGAAGCCCCAGTCGCCACCGCCACCATCGCAGCCCCCACCGAGGCCGCGCCGGCAGCCGAGACGCAAGCCGCCGACGCCGGCGAAGGCACGGTGGCAAAGCTGAAGAACAAGCTGCTCGGCATGTTCGGCGGCTGA
- a CDS encoding acetyl-CoA carboxylase carboxyltransferase subunit alpha, with protein sequence MYNYLDFEKPVQDLELKILELKKLAENGEAVDVADEITRLEKRSRDALRELYKALTPWQKVQVARHSDRPHCVDYIKGLFSDFTPLAGDRNFGEDQAIVGGFARFRGEPIAIIGQEKGSDTTSRLKHNFGSVRPEGYRKAVRLMELADRFKIPLLTLVDTAGAYPGVGAEERGQAEAIARSTSACLGLKVPSISVVIGEGGSGGAIAIATANRVYMLEHAIYSVISPEGAASILWRDTTRSKDAATNMKITAQDLLELKIIDAIIPEPMGGAQRAPETVIAATGDLIAKTMKEFYGANTDFREQRREKYLAMGRSL encoded by the coding sequence ATGTACAACTACCTCGATTTCGAAAAGCCGGTGCAGGATCTTGAGCTCAAGATCCTCGAGCTCAAGAAGCTTGCCGAGAACGGCGAGGCGGTTGATGTCGCCGATGAGATCACCAGGCTAGAGAAGCGTTCCCGCGACGCGCTGCGCGAACTCTACAAGGCGCTGACGCCCTGGCAGAAGGTGCAGGTGGCCCGCCACTCCGACAGGCCGCACTGCGTCGACTACATCAAGGGCCTGTTCAGCGATTTCACGCCGTTGGCCGGCGATCGCAATTTCGGCGAAGACCAGGCGATCGTCGGTGGTTTCGCCCGCTTCCGTGGCGAGCCTATCGCGATCATCGGTCAGGAAAAGGGCTCGGACACGACCAGCCGCCTGAAGCACAATTTCGGTTCCGTGCGCCCCGAGGGCTACCGCAAGGCGGTGCGGCTGATGGAGCTGGCCGACCGCTTCAAGATTCCACTGTTGACGCTGGTCGACACGGCGGGCGCCTATCCCGGCGTCGGCGCCGAGGAGCGCGGCCAGGCCGAAGCCATTGCCCGCTCGACCTCGGCCTGCCTTGGCCTGAAAGTGCCGTCGATTTCGGTGGTCATCGGCGAAGGCGGTTCGGGCGGCGCCATCGCGATCGCCACCGCCAACCGCGTCTACATGCTCGAACACGCCATCTATTCGGTGATTTCGCCTGAGGGTGCCGCCTCGATCCTGTGGCGCGACACGACGCGCTCCAAGGACGCGGCGACCAACATGAAGATCACCGCGCAGGACCTTCTGGAACTGAAGATCATCGACGCCATCATCCCCGAGCCGATGGGCGGCGCCCAGCGCGCGCCCGAAACGGTGATTGCCGCGACCGGCGACCTCATTGCCAAGACGATGAAGGAATTTTACGGCGCCAACACCGACTTCCGCGAACAGCGCCGCGAGAAATATCTGGCGATGGGCCGCAGCCTCTGA
- a CDS encoding site-specific tyrosine recombinase XerD has protein sequence MNSAARIEAFLEMMSAERGAAENTLSSYRRDLEDASSEIDGGLAGAAAADIRAYLDDIAARGFAPTSQARKLSAIRQFFKFLYAEGLRADDPTGTLDSPKKGRPLPKTMSEADTGRLIDRAAQEAGDAGLGYSDRLAALRLHALVEVLYATGLRVSELVGLPVTVAQRDDRFFMVRGKGDKERMVPLSVKARTAMRAWLAARAGVPTFAESPFLFPAASDSGYLSRQVFARDLKGLAARAGIASAKISPHVLRHAFASHLLQNGADLRAVQQLLGHADISTTQIYTHVLEERLVRLVNDHHPLAD, from the coding sequence ATGAACAGCGCCGCCCGCATCGAGGCCTTTCTGGAAATGATGAGCGCCGAACGCGGCGCTGCCGAAAACACGCTGTCCTCCTACCGCCGCGACCTCGAAGACGCTTCGAGCGAGATCGATGGCGGGCTTGCCGGTGCCGCCGCCGCCGATATCCGCGCCTATCTCGATGACATCGCCGCGCGCGGCTTCGCGCCGACTTCGCAGGCGCGCAAACTGTCGGCGATCCGCCAGTTCTTCAAGTTCCTTTACGCAGAGGGCCTGCGCGCGGACGACCCGACAGGCACGCTGGACAGCCCGAAAAAGGGCCGTCCATTGCCCAAGACGATGAGCGAGGCCGACACCGGCCGGCTGATCGACCGCGCCGCACAGGAAGCCGGCGACGCCGGGCTCGGCTACAGCGACAGGCTGGCCGCCCTTCGCCTGCATGCTCTGGTCGAGGTGCTCTACGCCACCGGCCTGCGCGTGTCCGAACTGGTCGGCCTGCCGGTGACGGTGGCGCAGCGTGACGACCGTTTCTTCATGGTGCGCGGCAAGGGCGACAAGGAGCGCATGGTGCCGCTGTCGGTCAAGGCGCGCACGGCAATGCGCGCCTGGCTTGCCGCCCGGGCCGGGGTGCCCACCTTCGCCGAAAGCCCGTTCCTGTTTCCCGCAGCATCCGACAGCGGCTATCTCTCGCGCCAGGTCTTTGCCCGCGACCTGAAAGGGCTGGCGGCGCGGGCCGGCATCGCCTCGGCGAAGATATCGCCGCATGTGCTGCGCCATGCTTTCGCCAGCCATCTCCTGCAGAACGGCGCCGATCTCAGGGCCGTGCAACAGCTGCTTGGCCATGCCGACATATCGACGACACAGATTTACACCCATGTGCTGGAGGAGCGGCTGGTGCGGCTGGTCAACGATCATCATCCGCTTGCCGACTAG
- a CDS encoding shikimate kinase: MTAHQNPPGETHAALLGRLGSRSVVFVGLMGAGKTAIGRKVAAMLSLPFIDSDQEIESVSRMTVPELFERYGETEFRALEQRVILRVLENGPQVLSTGGGAFMNAQTREAIAAHGVSVWLKAELDLLMERVSKKQNRPLLKSADPRAVLERLMGERYPVYATSDVTVPTRDDRKEVIAAEVLGALCRHFGIDEIAVTGEIES; the protein is encoded by the coding sequence ATGACCGCGCACCAAAATCCTCCGGGCGAGACCCACGCCGCGCTACTTGGCCGGCTGGGCAGCCGGTCCGTCGTCTTTGTCGGCCTGATGGGCGCCGGCAAGACGGCGATCGGCCGCAAGGTGGCGGCCATGCTTTCGCTGCCTTTCATCGACAGCGACCAGGAGATCGAGAGCGTCTCGCGCATGACCGTTCCGGAGCTGTTCGAGCGCTATGGCGAGACGGAGTTCAGGGCGCTGGAGCAGCGCGTCATCCTTCGCGTGCTGGAGAACGGCCCACAAGTTCTGTCGACCGGTGGCGGCGCCTTCATGAACGCTCAGACGCGCGAGGCCATCGCCGCGCATGGCGTGTCGGTGTGGCTGAAGGCCGAACTCGACCTGCTGATGGAACGCGTTTCCAAGAAGCAGAACCGGCCGCTGTTGAAGAGTGCCGATCCCCGTGCCGTGCTGGAGCGGCTGATGGGTGAGCGCTATCCGGTCTACGCGACATCAGATGTCACCGTGCCGACCCGCGACGACCGCAAGGAAGTCATCGCCGCCGAGGTGCTGGGAGCACTGTGCCGGCATTTCGGCATCGATGAAATCGCAGTGACGGGAGAGATCGAATCGTGA
- the aroB gene encoding 3-dehydroquinate synthase yields the protein MSADQPVTVEVGLGDRAYDILIGSGLLSRAGTEISRRLPGTRAAVVTDQNVAAAHLDTLKAGLEKGGIQPTVITLPPGEKTKSFAHLEEVVDGVLAARLERGDVVIALGGGVIGDLTGFAAGIVRRGMNFVQIPTSLLAQVDSSVGGKTGINSPRGKNLVGVFLQPKLVLADTEVLDTLPIREFRAGYAELAKYGLIDRPEFFAWLEANWEKVFAGGPERGEAIAEACRAKADVVARDEFETGDRALLNLGHTFGHALEAATQYDGTRLVHGEGVAIGMALAHRFSSRLNLASPDDAARVETHLRAVGLPWRMADIPGDLPDAEALLSFITQDKKVSRGALTFILTRGIGQAFIAKDVPASEVLSFLRENHPASRKAG from the coding sequence GTGAGCGCGGATCAGCCAGTCACCGTCGAAGTCGGGCTTGGCGACCGTGCCTACGACATATTGATCGGCTCCGGCCTTTTGTCGCGCGCCGGCACCGAGATTTCGCGCCGCCTGCCGGGCACGCGCGCTGCTGTCGTCACCGACCAGAATGTCGCCGCCGCGCATCTCGATACGCTGAAGGCCGGGCTTGAGAAGGGTGGCATCCAGCCCACCGTCATCACACTGCCGCCGGGCGAGAAGACCAAGAGCTTCGCCCATCTCGAAGAGGTGGTCGATGGCGTTCTGGCAGCCAGGCTGGAGCGCGGCGACGTCGTCATCGCGCTGGGCGGCGGCGTCATCGGCGATCTCACCGGTTTTGCCGCCGGCATCGTGCGGCGCGGCATGAATTTCGTGCAGATCCCGACTTCGCTGCTGGCGCAAGTCGATTCCTCCGTCGGCGGCAAGACCGGCATCAACAGCCCGCGCGGCAAGAACCTTGTCGGCGTCTTCCTGCAGCCCAAGCTGGTGCTGGCCGACACCGAAGTGCTCGACACGCTGCCGATCCGCGAATTCCGCGCCGGCTATGCCGAACTCGCCAAATACGGGCTGATCGACCGGCCGGAATTTTTCGCCTGGCTGGAAGCGAACTGGGAAAAAGTGTTCGCCGGCGGGCCGGAGCGGGGAGAGGCCATTGCCGAAGCCTGCCGCGCCAAGGCCGATGTGGTCGCGCGCGACGAGTTCGAGACCGGTGACCGCGCGCTGCTCAACCTTGGCCACACATTCGGCCACGCGCTCGAAGCCGCCACGCAATATGACGGAACCCGGCTCGTCCATGGCGAGGGGGTGGCCATCGGCATGGCGCTGGCGCATCGGTTCTCCTCGCGACTCAACCTCGCCAGTCCTGACGATGCGGCGCGCGTCGAGACGCATCTGCGCGCCGTCGGCCTGCCGTGGCGGATGGCCGACATTCCAGGCGATCTGCCCGATGCCGAGGCGCTGCTTTCATTCATCACCCAGGACAAGAAGGTGTCACGCGGTGCGCTGACCTTCATCCTGACGCGCGGCATCGGCCAGGCTTTTATCGCCAAGGACGTGCCGGCTTCGGAAGTGCTGTCGTTCCTGAGGGAAAACCATCCAGCCAGCCGGAAAGCCGGCTGA
- a CDS encoding HlyC/CorC family transporter — MDNETGWVIVAVLAILILLVVAVRTRLLAMFGYELSRIEPQRSSQDELRGAVDDFRRDGQVVREDRDRIGGLFDLEELEVSDIMVHRTNMRSVNADNAPEAVVREILQSPHTRMPLWKGSLDNIVGVLHAKDLLRALNEVGNDFSKIDVMKIASKPWFVPDTTTLQEQLNAFLRRKAHFAVVVDEYGEVEGLVTLEDIIEEIVGEIADEHDVDIQGVKQEADGSVVVDGNVPIRDLNRALDWNLPDEEATTIAGLVIHEAQSIPDEKQAFTFHGKRFIVMKRDKNRIARLRIRPAGDA; from the coding sequence ATGGACAACGAGACGGGCTGGGTCATCGTCGCCGTCCTTGCCATCCTCATCCTGCTGGTCGTTGCCGTGCGCACGCGCCTGCTTGCCATGTTCGGCTACGAGCTGTCGCGCATCGAACCGCAGCGCTCGAGCCAGGACGAATTGCGCGGCGCGGTCGACGATTTCCGCCGTGACGGCCAGGTGGTGCGCGAGGACCGCGACCGCATTGGCGGCCTGTTCGACCTCGAAGAGCTCGAAGTCTCCGATATCATGGTCCACCGCACCAATATGCGCTCGGTCAATGCCGACAATGCGCCGGAAGCGGTGGTGCGCGAGATCCTGCAGAGCCCACACACCCGCATGCCGCTGTGGAAGGGCTCGCTCGACAACATCGTCGGCGTGCTGCACGCCAAGGATCTGCTGCGTGCGCTGAACGAAGTCGGCAACGACTTTTCCAAGATCGACGTGATGAAGATCGCCTCGAAACCCTGGTTCGTGCCCGATACCACGACCTTGCAGGAACAGCTCAACGCCTTCCTGCGCCGCAAGGCGCATTTCGCGGTCGTCGTCGACGAGTATGGCGAGGTCGAAGGGCTGGTGACACTGGAGGACATTATCGAGGAGATCGTCGGCGAAATCGCCGACGAGCACGACGTCGACATCCAGGGCGTCAAGCAGGAAGCCGACGGCTCCGTCGTCGTCGACGGCAATGTGCCGATCCGCGACCTGAACCGGGCGCTCGACTGGAACCTGCCGGACGAGGAAGCGACCACCATCGCCGGCCTCGTCATCCACGAGGCGCAGTCGATCCCCGATGAGAAGCAGGCCTTCACCTTCCACGGCAAGCGCTTCATCGTTATGAAGCGCGACAAGAACCGCATTGCCCGGTTGAGGATCAGGCCGGCCGGCGACGCTTAG
- a CDS encoding YeaH/YhbH family protein, which produces MPIFIDRRLNPKDKSLGNRQRFLRRAREELKRSIRDQIRIGRIADVDAEHAVPMPERGTGEPTFNNARNGGMRQHILPGNRHFSPGDLIPKPGKGVGAGASSPGNTASEDDFRFVLSREEVLDLFFEDLELPDMVKLNLKEILAFKPRRAGFAATGSPTNINVGRTMRNSHGRRIALRRPKQEELDAILEEIAMLEVVPSSAAARQRIAALRQELDRLERRRRRIAFVDPVDIRFNRFDPQPVPNANAVMFCLMDVSGSMGEREKDLAKRFFVLLHLFLKRRYDRIEIVFIRHTHEAQEVDEETFFNCTQSGGTIVSTALEEMHRIIRQRYPPSEWNIYAAQASDGDNSVTDSERCIALLDGKLMRLCQYFAYVEIIDKREAHIFGTTENGTSLWRAYSAIDLKWSNFQMSRIATPADIYPVFRQLFGRQPAVLKRA; this is translated from the coding sequence TTCGCGATCAGATCCGCATCGGCAGGATCGCAGACGTGGATGCCGAGCACGCCGTGCCCATGCCCGAAAGAGGCACGGGCGAGCCGACCTTCAACAACGCCAGGAACGGCGGCATGCGCCAGCACATCCTGCCGGGCAATAGGCATTTCTCCCCTGGAGACCTGATCCCCAAGCCCGGCAAGGGCGTCGGCGCTGGGGCGTCATCCCCGGGAAACACGGCGTCTGAAGACGACTTTCGTTTCGTGCTGTCACGCGAAGAGGTGCTCGATCTTTTTTTCGAGGATCTCGAACTCCCGGATATGGTCAAGCTCAACCTCAAGGAAATCCTTGCCTTCAAGCCGCGCCGGGCTGGCTTCGCCGCCACCGGTTCACCGACCAACATCAATGTTGGGCGCACGATGCGTAACAGCCACGGCCGGCGCATCGCGCTGAGGCGCCCTAAGCAGGAGGAGTTGGACGCGATCCTCGAGGAAATTGCCATGCTTGAGGTGGTGCCATCCAGCGCAGCGGCGCGCCAGCGCATTGCGGCATTGCGGCAGGAGCTTGACCGGTTGGAGCGGCGGCGCAGGCGAATTGCCTTTGTCGATCCTGTCGACATCCGATTCAACCGCTTCGATCCCCAGCCTGTGCCGAACGCCAATGCCGTCATGTTCTGTCTGATGGATGTGTCCGGGTCCATGGGCGAGCGCGAAAAGGATCTGGCCAAGCGCTTCTTCGTGCTGCTGCACCTGTTCTTGAAACGGCGCTATGACCGCATCGAGATCGTCTTCATCCGCCATACCCACGAGGCGCAGGAGGTTGACGAGGAGACGTTCTTCAATTGCACGCAAAGCGGCGGTACCATCGTTTCCACCGCGCTCGAGGAAATGCATCGCATCATCAGGCAGCGATATCCGCCCAGCGAGTGGAACATCTATGCCGCCCAGGCCTCTGACGGAGACAATTCCGTCACCGATTCCGAGCGCTGCATAGCCCTGCTCGACGGCAAGCTCATGCGGCTGTGCCAGTATTTTGCCTACGTCGAGATCATCGACAAGCGCGAAGCCCACATCTTCGGCACGACCGAAAACGGGACATCTTTATGGCGTGCCTATAGCGCGATCGACCTGAAATGGTCGAACTTCCAGATGAGCCGCATCGCCACGCCCGCCGATATCTACCCGGTCTTTCGCCAGCTCTTCGGCAGACAGCCTGCTGTCCTTAAGAGAGCGTGA